The proteins below are encoded in one region of Gallus gallus isolate bGalGal1 chromosome 12, bGalGal1.mat.broiler.GRCg7b, whole genome shotgun sequence:
- the KIAA1257 gene encoding uncharacterized protein KIAA1257 homolog isoform X14 has product MPWLENDQMWISWSHNTNVNVTNEFLVKLRDHKITLKLWDTKDQVFSEARLTKPDVSSIEDEEAVDGVKHTVLQQRRLFEGSQPAPSCTKIREAKESKAQKESSALPIKEETDQSGLGTSSCNVLHPPKTDDSTVRNRFEGNAQLLKQKAVAAPSHNAASEETGETASNVGIPMCQTDKTATFNGRRDSGAKKGMDTTRANIASLQLDLMPLLSGENSVISRLEENSPILLDAYVSFTVETPLLSERQIRELNPLVIKICSATSLPNTPVPIEVLQKLCVPTYCKYKFHNFPAHQTHGQIHGTHVYFKDVNVFLTGRMKPGELQRCLRGPPLEIEVHDRDRKIEDNKKEPCLFGEDHTDENLGELRPLPCQSAICNSFAEDEVWHPHGVAKVSLSDLLLGKKYLTVSAPIRSCSTPNTAAFNKKNKRKKIGKKHPQILLPMGHYLQSDSLLKLRVEIAVPLRMHAEIDDAQVTDCPYSCIVYIFDYSNSFLLHDLVEEITEINAKALQLDCYPPHLIRTSLATLKLKSTLEKVSELDVVTGFHLLDGATHLFVLEGLKDKAIKRLWDRHFERTYRHEDGQLEILYNSQLSFSQRLYTNLEAIFYRFHLCKPLFTILKQPLLYVRGAVPWACFQALSRLSYLCHSKRLRDVIQGDLLPSAEMITALSREYGVPLADEDLFTQKPPLLLFSSDYTPPGNVSREKKARYSSLDHYNERYVLWKKEIADKKSFERNHIRANIDAVRQLKGKMKRLKFETFRIFPADGKSVYNYSSQRLNSAELAKKHLRQEMAKDPKTRFSYCHEYLSATFDPVDVVAACKESFAKSKSMWLSPDGFVFAGFKSSIESNLHPRMPDEARVEELREKWQENALFANMAPVLPRGRWSWDKRHVDFELYKKPPELPMATAALTDASHFVQNACDDTKLKVHWCSAAAELCAREPGATSELQQLQGLLKDEPLKFPLRKPGLILKPNPALSVLDSQNSSDVLPGKKSVCSGFVPGLQDHHSRKWNKNIIPWHNREHKKIEKLEGADFNLLGSKQSVYKSDQAASKHATTYAQQEDPLQNDILDTATASQRWDDPLTGH; this is encoded by the exons ATGCCATGGCTTGAAAATGACCAGATGTGGATCTCGTGGAGCCATAATACAAATGTCAATGTCACTAATGAATTTCTAGTAAAATTAAGAGATCATAAAATAACCTTAAAACTTTGGGACACCAAGGACCAAGTTTTCTCAGAAGCAAGGCTTACTAAACCAGATGTGTCCTCAATAGAAGATGAGGAGGCTGTTG ATGGAGTaaaacacacagtgctgcagcaaagGAGATTGTTTGAAGGGAGTCAGCCAGCACCCAGCTGTACAAAAATTAGAGAAGCAAAGGAATCCAAGGCACAGAAAGAGTCTTCAGCCCTTCCAATCAAAG AGGAAACTGATCAGAGTGGACTGGGGACTTCCAGCTGTAATGTACTACATCCTCCAAAGACGGATGACAGTACAGTAAG AAACAGATTTGAGGGTAACGCCCaacttctgaaacagaaagcagttgCTGCTCCTTCACATAATGCAGCTTCAGAAGAAACTGGGGAAACAGCCAGCAATGTGGGAATTCCGATGTGTCAAACAGACAAGACAGCTACCTTTAATG GTAGAAGAGATTCTGGTGCTAAAAAAGGCATGGATACTACTAGGGCAAACATTGCATCACTGCAGTTGGATCTCATGCCTCTCCTCTCAG gagaaaattcaGTGATCAGTCGACTGGAAGAAAACAGTCCTATTCTTTTAGATGCTTATGTGTCTTTCACTGTAGAAACGCCTCTTCTGTCTGAAAGACAAATACGTGAATTGAATCCACTGGTTATAAAGATCTGTTCAGCTACCAGCCTCCCGAACACACCTGTACCAATAGAGGTGCTACAG aaATTGTGTGTTCCTACCTACTGCAAATACAAATTCCACAATTTTCCAGCTCATCAGACTCATGGACAAATCCACGGAACTCATGTCTACTTTAAGGATGTTAATGTATTTCTAACAGGAAGAATGAAACCTGGGGAGTTACAGAGGTGTCTTAGAGGTCCCCCTTTGGAGATTGAAGTTCATGATCGAGATAGAAAGATTgaagacaacaaaaaagagCCATGTCTATTTGGGGAGGATCACACTGATGAAAATCTAGGAGAGTTGAGGCCCCTCCCTTGCCAGTCTGCAATCTGTAATTCTTTTGCAGAGGATGAAGTGTGGCATCCACATGGGGTAGCTAAAGTAAGTCTAAGTGATCTATTGTTGGGTAAAAAGTACTTGACTGTTAGTGCACCCATTCGTAGCTGTTCAACTCCAAATACAGCTGCTttcaataaaaagaataaaagaaagaagataggGAAGAAGCATCCACAGATCCTATTACCCATGGGACATTATCTACAATCAGACTCGCTTTTGAAATTAAGAGTGGAAATAGCAGTGCCATTGAGAATGCATGCAGAAATTGATGATGCTCAAGTGACGGATTGCCCGTACAGTTGTATAGTCTACATTTTTGACTacagtaattcatttttattacatGATTTGGTGGAAGAGATTACAGAAATCAATGCGAAAGCCCTTCAGCTGGACTGTTATCCTCCACACTTGATCAGAACATCTCTTGCTACATTAAAACTAAAAAGCACGCTTGAGAAGGTTTCTGAGTTAGACGTTGTTACTGGCTTTCACTTACTGGATGGAGCTActcacctctttgtcttggaGGGTTTAAAAGACAAAGCCATCAAGAGACTCTGGGATAGGCACTTTGAAAG AACTTACAGACATGAAGATGGACAACTGGAAATACTATATAATTCACAACTGTCTTTCAGTCAGCGCCTGTATACCAACCTGGAAGCAATCTTTTATCGTTTCCACCTCTGTAAGCCCCTCTTCACTATACTGAAACAGCCTCTGCTTTATGTCAGGGGAGCAGTTCCTTGGGCGTGTTTCCAAGCCTTGTCCAG GCTCAGTTACCTCTGTCACAGTAAGAGGTTGAGGGATGTCATTCAGGGGGAtctgctgccctcagcagaAATGATCACAGCGTTGAGTCGAGAGTATGGAGTTCCATTAGCTGATGAGGATCTCTTCACTCAGAAACCTCCTCTACTCTTATTTTCGTCTGATTATACACCACCAGGAAATgtaagcagagagaaaaaggcaCGATATTCTTCATTAGACCACTACAACGAAAGATATGTGctgtggaagaaagaaatagcagACAAAAAGTCTTTTGAGAGAAACCATATTAGG GCTAACATTGATGCTGTGCGCCAGCttaaaggaaagatgaaaaggCTGAAGTTTGAAACTTTCAGGATTTTTCCTGCCGATGGCAAATCTGTTTATAACTATAGCTCTCAGCGCCTGAATTCTGCAGAACTTGCAAAGAAGCATCTTCGCCAGGAAATGGCAAAG GATCCAAAAACAAGGTTCAGTTATTGTCACGAGTATCTTTCAGCCACGTTTGACCCAGTTGATGTGGTTGCTGCCTGTAAGGAGTCCTTTGCAAAATCCAAGAGTATGTGGCTGTCACCAGATGGATTTGTATTTGCTGGATTTAAGAGCAGCATTGAAAGCAACCTGCACCCTCGGATGCCTGATGAGGCACGTGTGGAGGAGTTAAGAGAG aaatgGCAGGAGAATGCTCTGTTTGCTAACATGGCGCCAGTGCTGCCACGAGGCAGATGGAGCTGGGACAAACGGCATGTTGACTTCGAGCTCTACAAGAAGCCGCCTGAACTCCCCATGGCAACAGCCGCACTGACAG ATGCTTCTCACTTTGTGCAAAATGCATGTGATGATACCAAGCTGAAGGTTCACTGGTGTTCCGCAGCAGCTGAGTTATGCGCACGGGAGCCAGGAGCCACTTCTGAGCTACAGCAGCTCCAAGGACTTCTGAAAGATGAGCCTCTGAAATTCCCACTCAGGAAGCCAGGACTGATTTTGAAG CCTAACCCAGCCCTCTCAGTGTTGGACTCTCAGAACAGCTCAGATGTCCTGCCAGGAAAGAAGAGCGTTTGCAGTGGCTTTGTGCCAGGCCTTCAAGACCACCACAGCCGGAAGTGGAACAAGAACATTATCCCCTGGCACAACAGAGAGCATAAGAAGATTGAAAAACTTGAAGGCGCAGATTTCAA TTTACTTGGCTCTAAACAATCAGTTTACAAGAGTGACCAAGCAGCAAGCAAACACGCTACAACCTATGCACAACAGGAAGACCCTCTCCAGAATGATATTCTGGATACAG CTACTGCATCACAGCGTTGGGATGACCCCCTCACTGGACACTGA
- the KIAA1257 gene encoding uncharacterized protein KIAA1257 homolog isoform X12 — MEEGGGEELGTARAESGCGGSERGSSPAEGARQLSSPRSVPCVLTVSLSIPALATKQKQMTTNPPDRRGKGAPADELKTKRCYCIECFLLPDDLVPRKMDLVVVGMVAKLFAESDSKTIMPWLENDQMWISWSHNTNVNVTNEFLVKLRDHKITLKLWDTKDQVFSEARLTKPDVSSIEDEEAVDGVKHTVLQQRRLFEGSQPAPSCTKIREAKESKAQKESSALPIKEETDQSGLGTSSCNVLHPPKTDDSTVRNRFEGNAQLLKQKAVAAPSHNAASEETGETASNVGIPMCQTDKTATFNGRRDSGAKKGMDTTRANIASLQLDLMPLLSGENSVISRLEENSPILLDAYVSFTVETPLLSERQIRELNPLVIKICSATSLPNTPVPIEVLQKLCVPTYCKYKFHNFPAHQTHGQIHGTHVYFKDVNVFLTGRMKPGELQRCLRGPPLEIEVHDRDRKIEDNKKEPCLFGEDHTDENLGELRPLPCQSAICNSFAEDEVWHPHGVAKVSLSDLLLGKKYLTVSAPIRSCSTPNTAAFNKKNKRKKIGKKHPQILLPMGHYLQSDSLLKLRVEIAVPLRMHAEIDDAQVTDCPYSCIVYIFDYSNSFLLHDLVEEITEINAKALQLDCYPPHLIRTSLATLKLKSTLEKVSELDVVTGFHLLDGATHLFVLEGLKDKAIKRLWDRHFERTYRHEDGQLEILYNSQLSFSQRLYTNLEAIFYRFHLCKPLFTILKQPLLYVRGAVPWACFQALSRLSYLCHSKRLRDVIQGDLLPSAEMITALSREYGVPLADEDLFTQKPPLLLFSSDYTPPGNVSREKKARYSSLDHYNERYVLWKKEIADKKSFERNHIRANIDAVRQLKGKMKRLKFETFRIFPADGKSVYNYSSQRLNSAELAKKHLRQEMAKDPKTRFSYCHEYLSATFDPVDVVAACKESFAKSKSMWLSPDGFVFAGFKSSIESNLHPRMPDEARVEELREKWQENALFANMAPVLPRGRWSWDKRHVDFELYKKPPELPMATAALTDASHFVQNACDDTKLKVHWCSAAAELCAREPGATSELQQLQGLLKDEPLKFPLRKPGLILKPNPALSVLDSQNSSDVLPGKKSVCSGFVPGLQDHHSRKWNKNIIPWHNREHKKIEKLEGADFNLLGSKQSVYKSDQAASKHATTYAQQEDPLQNDILDTATASQRWDDPLTGH; from the exons ACTATTATGCCATGGCTTGAAAATGACCAGATGTGGATCTCGTGGAGCCATAATACAAATGTCAATGTCACTAATGAATTTCTAGTAAAATTAAGAGATCATAAAATAACCTTAAAACTTTGGGACACCAAGGACCAAGTTTTCTCAGAAGCAAGGCTTACTAAACCAGATGTGTCCTCAATAGAAGATGAGGAGGCTGTTG ATGGAGTaaaacacacagtgctgcagcaaagGAGATTGTTTGAAGGGAGTCAGCCAGCACCCAGCTGTACAAAAATTAGAGAAGCAAAGGAATCCAAGGCACAGAAAGAGTCTTCAGCCCTTCCAATCAAAG AGGAAACTGATCAGAGTGGACTGGGGACTTCCAGCTGTAATGTACTACATCCTCCAAAGACGGATGACAGTACAGTAAG AAACAGATTTGAGGGTAACGCCCaacttctgaaacagaaagcagttgCTGCTCCTTCACATAATGCAGCTTCAGAAGAAACTGGGGAAACAGCCAGCAATGTGGGAATTCCGATGTGTCAAACAGACAAGACAGCTACCTTTAATG GTAGAAGAGATTCTGGTGCTAAAAAAGGCATGGATACTACTAGGGCAAACATTGCATCACTGCAGTTGGATCTCATGCCTCTCCTCTCAG gagaaaattcaGTGATCAGTCGACTGGAAGAAAACAGTCCTATTCTTTTAGATGCTTATGTGTCTTTCACTGTAGAAACGCCTCTTCTGTCTGAAAGACAAATACGTGAATTGAATCCACTGGTTATAAAGATCTGTTCAGCTACCAGCCTCCCGAACACACCTGTACCAATAGAGGTGCTACAG aaATTGTGTGTTCCTACCTACTGCAAATACAAATTCCACAATTTTCCAGCTCATCAGACTCATGGACAAATCCACGGAACTCATGTCTACTTTAAGGATGTTAATGTATTTCTAACAGGAAGAATGAAACCTGGGGAGTTACAGAGGTGTCTTAGAGGTCCCCCTTTGGAGATTGAAGTTCATGATCGAGATAGAAAGATTgaagacaacaaaaaagagCCATGTCTATTTGGGGAGGATCACACTGATGAAAATCTAGGAGAGTTGAGGCCCCTCCCTTGCCAGTCTGCAATCTGTAATTCTTTTGCAGAGGATGAAGTGTGGCATCCACATGGGGTAGCTAAAGTAAGTCTAAGTGATCTATTGTTGGGTAAAAAGTACTTGACTGTTAGTGCACCCATTCGTAGCTGTTCAACTCCAAATACAGCTGCTttcaataaaaagaataaaagaaagaagataggGAAGAAGCATCCACAGATCCTATTACCCATGGGACATTATCTACAATCAGACTCGCTTTTGAAATTAAGAGTGGAAATAGCAGTGCCATTGAGAATGCATGCAGAAATTGATGATGCTCAAGTGACGGATTGCCCGTACAGTTGTATAGTCTACATTTTTGACTacagtaattcatttttattacatGATTTGGTGGAAGAGATTACAGAAATCAATGCGAAAGCCCTTCAGCTGGACTGTTATCCTCCACACTTGATCAGAACATCTCTTGCTACATTAAAACTAAAAAGCACGCTTGAGAAGGTTTCTGAGTTAGACGTTGTTACTGGCTTTCACTTACTGGATGGAGCTActcacctctttgtcttggaGGGTTTAAAAGACAAAGCCATCAAGAGACTCTGGGATAGGCACTTTGAAAG AACTTACAGACATGAAGATGGACAACTGGAAATACTATATAATTCACAACTGTCTTTCAGTCAGCGCCTGTATACCAACCTGGAAGCAATCTTTTATCGTTTCCACCTCTGTAAGCCCCTCTTCACTATACTGAAACAGCCTCTGCTTTATGTCAGGGGAGCAGTTCCTTGGGCGTGTTTCCAAGCCTTGTCCAG GCTCAGTTACCTCTGTCACAGTAAGAGGTTGAGGGATGTCATTCAGGGGGAtctgctgccctcagcagaAATGATCACAGCGTTGAGTCGAGAGTATGGAGTTCCATTAGCTGATGAGGATCTCTTCACTCAGAAACCTCCTCTACTCTTATTTTCGTCTGATTATACACCACCAGGAAATgtaagcagagagaaaaaggcaCGATATTCTTCATTAGACCACTACAACGAAAGATATGTGctgtggaagaaagaaatagcagACAAAAAGTCTTTTGAGAGAAACCATATTAGG GCTAACATTGATGCTGTGCGCCAGCttaaaggaaagatgaaaaggCTGAAGTTTGAAACTTTCAGGATTTTTCCTGCCGATGGCAAATCTGTTTATAACTATAGCTCTCAGCGCCTGAATTCTGCAGAACTTGCAAAGAAGCATCTTCGCCAGGAAATGGCAAAG GATCCAAAAACAAGGTTCAGTTATTGTCACGAGTATCTTTCAGCCACGTTTGACCCAGTTGATGTGGTTGCTGCCTGTAAGGAGTCCTTTGCAAAATCCAAGAGTATGTGGCTGTCACCAGATGGATTTGTATTTGCTGGATTTAAGAGCAGCATTGAAAGCAACCTGCACCCTCGGATGCCTGATGAGGCACGTGTGGAGGAGTTAAGAGAG aaatgGCAGGAGAATGCTCTGTTTGCTAACATGGCGCCAGTGCTGCCACGAGGCAGATGGAGCTGGGACAAACGGCATGTTGACTTCGAGCTCTACAAGAAGCCGCCTGAACTCCCCATGGCAACAGCCGCACTGACAG ATGCTTCTCACTTTGTGCAAAATGCATGTGATGATACCAAGCTGAAGGTTCACTGGTGTTCCGCAGCAGCTGAGTTATGCGCACGGGAGCCAGGAGCCACTTCTGAGCTACAGCAGCTCCAAGGACTTCTGAAAGATGAGCCTCTGAAATTCCCACTCAGGAAGCCAGGACTGATTTTGAAG CCTAACCCAGCCCTCTCAGTGTTGGACTCTCAGAACAGCTCAGATGTCCTGCCAGGAAAGAAGAGCGTTTGCAGTGGCTTTGTGCCAGGCCTTCAAGACCACCACAGCCGGAAGTGGAACAAGAACATTATCCCCTGGCACAACAGAGAGCATAAGAAGATTGAAAAACTTGAAGGCGCAGATTTCAA TTTACTTGGCTCTAAACAATCAGTTTACAAGAGTGACCAAGCAGCAAGCAAACACGCTACAACCTATGCACAACAGGAAGACCCTCTCCAGAATGATATTCTGGATACAG CTACTGCATCACAGCGTTGGGATGACCCCCTCACTGGACACTGA
- the KIAA1257 gene encoding uncharacterized protein KIAA1257 homolog isoform X13 translates to MSLSVMRGDTVAVRTRCKESISTETHSIPPAVPLISRIPGGSGSVTSEQKQMTTNPPDRRGKGAPADELKTKRCYCIECFLLPDDLVPRKMDLVVVGMVAKLFAESDSKTIMPWLENDQMWISWSHNTNVNVTNEFLVKLRDHKITLKLWDTKDQVFSEARLTKPDVSSIEDEEAVDGVKHTVLQQRRLFEGSQPAPSCTKIREAKESKAQKESSALPIKEETDQSGLGTSSCNVLHPPKTDDSTVRNRFEGNAQLLKQKAVAAPSHNAASEETGETASNVGIPMCQTDKTATFNGRRDSGAKKGMDTTRANIASLQLDLMPLLSGENSVISRLEENSPILLDAYVSFTVETPLLSERQIRELNPLVIKICSATSLPNTPVPIEVLQKLCVPTYCKYKFHNFPAHQTHGQIHGTHVYFKDVNVFLTGRMKPGELQRCLRGPPLEIEVHDRDRKIEDNKKEPCLFGEDHTDENLGELRPLPCQSAICNSFAEDEVWHPHGVAKVSLSDLLLGKKYLTVSAPIRSCSTPNTAAFNKKNKRKKIGKKHPQILLPMGHYLQSDSLLKLRVEIAVPLRMHAEIDDAQVTDCPYSCIVYIFDYSNSFLLHDLVEEITEINAKALQLDCYPPHLIRTSLATLKLKSTLEKVSELDVVTGFHLLDGATHLFVLEGLKDKAIKRLWDRHFERTYRHEDGQLEILYNSQLSFSQRLYTNLEAIFYRFHLCKPLFTILKQPLLYVRGAVPWACFQALSRLSYLCHSKRLRDVIQGDLLPSAEMITALSREYGVPLADEDLFTQKPPLLLFSSDYTPPGNVSREKKARYSSLDHYNERYVLWKKEIADKKSFERNHIRANIDAVRQLKGKMKRLKFETFRIFPADGKSVYNYSSQRLNSAELAKKHLRQEMAKDPKTRFSYCHEYLSATFDPVDVVAACKESFAKSKSMWLSPDGFVFAGFKSSIESNLHPRMPDEARVEELREKWQENALFANMAPVLPRGRWSWDKRHVDFELYKKPPELPMATAALTDASHFVQNACDDTKLKVHWCSAAAELCAREPGATSELQQLQGLLKDEPLKFPLRKPGLILKPNPALSVLDSQNSSDVLPGKKSVCSGFVPGLQDHHSRKWNKNIIPWHNREHKKIEKLEGADFNLLGSKQSVYKSDQAASKHATTYAQQEDPLQNDILDTATASQRWDDPLTGH, encoded by the exons ACTATTATGCCATGGCTTGAAAATGACCAGATGTGGATCTCGTGGAGCCATAATACAAATGTCAATGTCACTAATGAATTTCTAGTAAAATTAAGAGATCATAAAATAACCTTAAAACTTTGGGACACCAAGGACCAAGTTTTCTCAGAAGCAAGGCTTACTAAACCAGATGTGTCCTCAATAGAAGATGAGGAGGCTGTTG ATGGAGTaaaacacacagtgctgcagcaaagGAGATTGTTTGAAGGGAGTCAGCCAGCACCCAGCTGTACAAAAATTAGAGAAGCAAAGGAATCCAAGGCACAGAAAGAGTCTTCAGCCCTTCCAATCAAAG AGGAAACTGATCAGAGTGGACTGGGGACTTCCAGCTGTAATGTACTACATCCTCCAAAGACGGATGACAGTACAGTAAG AAACAGATTTGAGGGTAACGCCCaacttctgaaacagaaagcagttgCTGCTCCTTCACATAATGCAGCTTCAGAAGAAACTGGGGAAACAGCCAGCAATGTGGGAATTCCGATGTGTCAAACAGACAAGACAGCTACCTTTAATG GTAGAAGAGATTCTGGTGCTAAAAAAGGCATGGATACTACTAGGGCAAACATTGCATCACTGCAGTTGGATCTCATGCCTCTCCTCTCAG gagaaaattcaGTGATCAGTCGACTGGAAGAAAACAGTCCTATTCTTTTAGATGCTTATGTGTCTTTCACTGTAGAAACGCCTCTTCTGTCTGAAAGACAAATACGTGAATTGAATCCACTGGTTATAAAGATCTGTTCAGCTACCAGCCTCCCGAACACACCTGTACCAATAGAGGTGCTACAG aaATTGTGTGTTCCTACCTACTGCAAATACAAATTCCACAATTTTCCAGCTCATCAGACTCATGGACAAATCCACGGAACTCATGTCTACTTTAAGGATGTTAATGTATTTCTAACAGGAAGAATGAAACCTGGGGAGTTACAGAGGTGTCTTAGAGGTCCCCCTTTGGAGATTGAAGTTCATGATCGAGATAGAAAGATTgaagacaacaaaaaagagCCATGTCTATTTGGGGAGGATCACACTGATGAAAATCTAGGAGAGTTGAGGCCCCTCCCTTGCCAGTCTGCAATCTGTAATTCTTTTGCAGAGGATGAAGTGTGGCATCCACATGGGGTAGCTAAAGTAAGTCTAAGTGATCTATTGTTGGGTAAAAAGTACTTGACTGTTAGTGCACCCATTCGTAGCTGTTCAACTCCAAATACAGCTGCTttcaataaaaagaataaaagaaagaagataggGAAGAAGCATCCACAGATCCTATTACCCATGGGACATTATCTACAATCAGACTCGCTTTTGAAATTAAGAGTGGAAATAGCAGTGCCATTGAGAATGCATGCAGAAATTGATGATGCTCAAGTGACGGATTGCCCGTACAGTTGTATAGTCTACATTTTTGACTacagtaattcatttttattacatGATTTGGTGGAAGAGATTACAGAAATCAATGCGAAAGCCCTTCAGCTGGACTGTTATCCTCCACACTTGATCAGAACATCTCTTGCTACATTAAAACTAAAAAGCACGCTTGAGAAGGTTTCTGAGTTAGACGTTGTTACTGGCTTTCACTTACTGGATGGAGCTActcacctctttgtcttggaGGGTTTAAAAGACAAAGCCATCAAGAGACTCTGGGATAGGCACTTTGAAAG AACTTACAGACATGAAGATGGACAACTGGAAATACTATATAATTCACAACTGTCTTTCAGTCAGCGCCTGTATACCAACCTGGAAGCAATCTTTTATCGTTTCCACCTCTGTAAGCCCCTCTTCACTATACTGAAACAGCCTCTGCTTTATGTCAGGGGAGCAGTTCCTTGGGCGTGTTTCCAAGCCTTGTCCAG GCTCAGTTACCTCTGTCACAGTAAGAGGTTGAGGGATGTCATTCAGGGGGAtctgctgccctcagcagaAATGATCACAGCGTTGAGTCGAGAGTATGGAGTTCCATTAGCTGATGAGGATCTCTTCACTCAGAAACCTCCTCTACTCTTATTTTCGTCTGATTATACACCACCAGGAAATgtaagcagagagaaaaaggcaCGATATTCTTCATTAGACCACTACAACGAAAGATATGTGctgtggaagaaagaaatagcagACAAAAAGTCTTTTGAGAGAAACCATATTAGG GCTAACATTGATGCTGTGCGCCAGCttaaaggaaagatgaaaaggCTGAAGTTTGAAACTTTCAGGATTTTTCCTGCCGATGGCAAATCTGTTTATAACTATAGCTCTCAGCGCCTGAATTCTGCAGAACTTGCAAAGAAGCATCTTCGCCAGGAAATGGCAAAG GATCCAAAAACAAGGTTCAGTTATTGTCACGAGTATCTTTCAGCCACGTTTGACCCAGTTGATGTGGTTGCTGCCTGTAAGGAGTCCTTTGCAAAATCCAAGAGTATGTGGCTGTCACCAGATGGATTTGTATTTGCTGGATTTAAGAGCAGCATTGAAAGCAACCTGCACCCTCGGATGCCTGATGAGGCACGTGTGGAGGAGTTAAGAGAG aaatgGCAGGAGAATGCTCTGTTTGCTAACATGGCGCCAGTGCTGCCACGAGGCAGATGGAGCTGGGACAAACGGCATGTTGACTTCGAGCTCTACAAGAAGCCGCCTGAACTCCCCATGGCAACAGCCGCACTGACAG ATGCTTCTCACTTTGTGCAAAATGCATGTGATGATACCAAGCTGAAGGTTCACTGGTGTTCCGCAGCAGCTGAGTTATGCGCACGGGAGCCAGGAGCCACTTCTGAGCTACAGCAGCTCCAAGGACTTCTGAAAGATGAGCCTCTGAAATTCCCACTCAGGAAGCCAGGACTGATTTTGAAG CCTAACCCAGCCCTCTCAGTGTTGGACTCTCAGAACAGCTCAGATGTCCTGCCAGGAAAGAAGAGCGTTTGCAGTGGCTTTGTGCCAGGCCTTCAAGACCACCACAGCCGGAAGTGGAACAAGAACATTATCCCCTGGCACAACAGAGAGCATAAGAAGATTGAAAAACTTGAAGGCGCAGATTTCAA TTTACTTGGCTCTAAACAATCAGTTTACAAGAGTGACCAAGCAGCAAGCAAACACGCTACAACCTATGCACAACAGGAAGACCCTCTCCAGAATGATATTCTGGATACAG CTACTGCATCACAGCGTTGGGATGACCCCCTCACTGGACACTGA